The window ACGCGACGACGAGCATCGAGACGGTGCCGACGGCGAAGGTCGCGAGGATCGCGCCCGCCACCGCGAGCACGATCATCGTCTGCAGGCGCCGCCGCTCGATCGCCAGCTCCACGCCGACGAGTTCGAGCCGCGTCCGCGCGAGCCCGAGCGCGCTCGCGAAAAGCCGCGACGCCGCGGGCCGCAGGCCCTCGGCCGCTCGCTCGTGCGCGGGCTCGTCCATCGCCGCCGGTCCGGCTAGCGCCGGTTCATCAGCAGGCCGGCGAGGAAGCCGATGGCGGCCGCGGCGCCGATCACTTGCCAGGGATTGTCGTGGACGTAGTCGTCGGTCATCCGTGCCGCGGCCTTCGCGCGGTCGACGGCGCCGCTCTCGAGCTCCTGGAGACGAAGCTTGGCCGCGAGCAGCTTGGCCTCGACCTGCGAGCGCAGGTCGCGCGCGCGGTCGCCGGTTTCGCTGGACGCCTTCTTGAGGAGGTCCTCGGCCTCGGACAGGACGGCCGAGAAATCGTCGAC of the Burkholderiales bacterium genome contains:
- a CDS encoding phage holin family protein, encoding MDEPAHERAAEGLRPAASRLFASALGLARTRLELVGVELAIERRRLQTMIVLAVAGAILATFAVGTVSMLVVAYFWDSYRYPAILGLALLYAVLAALAFARIRSVVHDAPAPFAATIAEFDKDRARLAGGTPPAP
- a CDS encoding DUF883 domain-containing protein gives rise to the protein MTFERSRDQLVDDFSAVLSEAEDLLKKASSETGDRARDLRSQVEAKLLAAKLRLQELESGAVDRAKAAARMTDDYVHDNPWQVIGAAAAIGFLAGLLMNRR